From Toxorhynchites rutilus septentrionalis strain SRP chromosome 2, ASM2978413v1, whole genome shotgun sequence, a single genomic window includes:
- the LOC129769665 gene encoding uncharacterized protein LOC129769665 — protein MKLDAKIVLLLFGALMLVSSAYGQDAVSQMSVEDKRRIIKSMLDSQKDIRRALLKIRRQIMGDSEGAGGQQPGDEDDDDDDDNADDGLDGDDISGGEEEWKEEQRKIREAREQLEAYVKKIASSFIAMHDIIEKINNKIDEEIREGNSEVNYNLYYRPGKPFQPPTSPPFKSKQSAIQTFDQANSDGSSHYKRNNKRPYRHTQRGSRALDDTELTVDTEHSSSPDHLSVTSSDDTLQGAVPLELNQQKVV, from the coding sequence ATGAAGTTAGACGCCAAAATTGTACTTCTCCTGTTTGGAGCCCTCATGCTCGTCAGTTCCGCGTATGGTCAGGATGCCGTGAGCCAGATGAGCGTCGAGGACAAACGCCGAATCATCAAAAGCATGTTAGACTCGCAGAAAGATATTCGCCGAGCGTTGTTGAAAATCAGACGGCAGATTATGGGGGACTCCGAGGGCGCCGGAGGTCAGCAGCCAGGCGATgaagacgatgatgacgatgacgataATGCTGACGATGGATTGGATGGTGATGACATTTCCGGTGGAGAGGAGGAATGGAAGGAGGAACAAAGAAAGATTCGCGAGGCGCGTGAGCAACTGGAGGCTTATGTTAAAAAAATCGCTTCATCCTTCATCGCGATGCACGATATAATCGAGAAGATTAACAACAAGATCGACGAGGAGATCAGGGAGGGTAACAGTGAGGTGAACTATAACTTATACTATCGTCCCGGAAAGCCATTTCAGCCACCCACAAGCCCTCCATTTAAATCCAAACAATCGGCTATCCAGACCTTTGATCAAGCAAATTCAGACGGATCATCCCATTATAAACGAAACAACAAAAGACCTTATAGGCACACTCAACGAGGAAGTCGAGCCCTGGACGATACCGAACTTACAGTTGATACGGAGCATTCGAGCAGCCCAGATCACCTCAGCGTTACTTCTAGCGATGACACTCTGCAGGGAGCTGTTCCCCTTGAACTAAATCAGCAGAAAGTCGTATGA